A single genomic interval of Erigeron canadensis isolate Cc75 unplaced genomic scaffold, C_canadensis_v1 Conyza_canadensis_unscaffolded:263, whole genome shotgun sequence harbors:
- the LOC122584406 gene encoding uncharacterized protein LOC122584406 encodes MKEAIRMVLEFIYDSEFPDTSHFRSGRGCHSALRRIKEEWGTSRWFLEFDIRKCFHTIDRHRLISIFKEEIGDPKFFYFIQKVFSAGRLVGAEKGPYSVPHSVLLSALLDNIYLHKLDQEIGRIQQKYEIPIVQRIRLVLLRTGRIDDQEDSGEEAASFNPPQDNRVIIVGRVKSIQRKAAFHSLVSSWHTPPTSTPRLRGDQKRSFVFPPSSALAAFLNKPSSLLCAAFLIEAAGLTPKAEFYGRERCNNNWAMRDFFKYCKRKGLLIELAGGAILVIRSERGLARKLAPLKSHYLIRICYARYADDLLLGIVGAVELLIEIKKLLAHFLQSGLNLWVGSAGSTTIAARSTVEFLGTVIREVPPRTTPIQFLRELEKRLRVKHRIHITACHLRSAIHSKFRNLGNSIPIKELTKGMSGTGSLLDAVQLADTLGTAGVRSPQVSVLWGTVKHIRQGSRAISLLHSSGRSKVPSDVQQAVSRSGMSVRRLSLYTPAGRKAAGEGEGDWARSIRREFPIQIEAPIKKILRRLRDRGLISRRRPWPIHVACLTNVSDGDIVNWFAGIAISLLSYYRCCDNLYQVRTIVDYQIRWSAIFTLAHKHKSSARNIILKYSKDLNIVNKEGGKTLAEFPNSIELGKLGPGQDPNNKEHSTTSIV; translated from the coding sequence ATGAAAGAGGCGATCAGAATGGTACTCGAATTCATTTACGATTCCGAGTTTCCAGACACATCGCACTTCCGCTCGGGTCGAGGCTGCCACTCGGCCCTAAGACGGATCAAAGAAGAGTGGGGAACCTCTCGCTGGTTTTTGGAATTTGACATCAGGAAGTGTTTTCACACCATCGACCGACATCGACTCATCTCCATCTTTAAGGAAGAGATCGGCGACCCCAAGTTCTTTTACTTCATTCAGAAAGTCTTTTCCGCCGGACGACTCGTAGGGGCGGAGAAGGGCCCTTACTCCGTCCCACACAGTGTATTACTATCGGCCCTACTAGACAACATCTACCTACACAAGCTCGATCAGGAGATAGGGAGGATCCAACAGAAGTACGAAATTCCGATTGTTCAGAGAATAAGATTGGTTCTATTAAGGACAGGTCGTATTGATGACCAAGAAGACTCTGGAGAAGAAGCAGCAAGCTTCAACCCTCCCCAAGACAACAGAGTCATCATTGTGGGGAGGGTAAAGAGCATCCAACGCAAAGCGGCCTTTCATTCCCTTGTTTCGTCGTGGCACACCCCTCCCACAAGCACCCCCCGGCTCAGGGGGGACCAGAAAAGGTCTTTCGTTTTCCCCCCTTCGTCGGCCCTTGCCGCCTTCCTTAACAAGCCCTCGAGCCTCCTTTGCGCCGCCTTCCTAATAGAAGCCGCCGGGTTGACCCCGAAGGCCGAATTCTATGGTAGAGAACGCTGTAATAATAATTGGGCCATGAGAGACTTTTTTAAGTATTGCAAAAGAAAGGGCCTGCTGATAGAGCTGGCCGGGGGGGCGATACTAGTTATCAGGTCAGAGAGAGGCCTGGCCCGTAAGCTGGCCCCCTTAAAAAGCCATTACTTAATAAGGATTTGTTACGCGCGATATGCCGACGACTTACTACTGGGAATCGTGGGTGCCGTAGAGCTTCTcatagaaataaaaaaacttcTCGCCCACTTCCTACAATCCGGCCTGAACCTTTGGGTAGGCTCTGCAGGATCAACAACAATAGCTGCACGGAGTACGGTAGAATTCCTCGGTACGGTCATTCGGGAAGTCCCCCCGAGGACGACTCCCATACAATTCTTGCGAGAGCTGGAGAAGCGTCTACGAGTAAAGCACCGTATACATATAACTGCTTGCCACCTACGCTCCGCCATCCATTCCAAGTTTAGGAACCTAGGTAATAGTATCCCGATCAAAGAGCTGACGAAGGGGATGAGCGGAACAGGGAGTCTACTGGACGCGGTTCAACTAGCGGACACTCTTGGAACAGCTGGAGTAAGAAGTCCCCAAGTGAGCGTATTATGGGGGACCGTCAAGCACATCCGGCAAGGATCAAGGGCGATCTCGTTGTTGCATAGCTCAGGTCGGAGTAAGGTGCCATCGGACGTCCAACAGGCAGTCTCACGATCGGGCATGAGTGTCCGGAGGTTGTCATTGTATACTCCCGCGGGTCGGAAGGCGGCGGGGGAAGGAGAGGGAGACTGGGCGAGATCTATCAGAAGGGAATTCCCCATACAAATAGAGGCGCCTATCAAAAAGATACTCCGAAGGCTTCGGGATCGAGGTCTCATTAGCCGAAGAAGACCCTGGCCAATCCACGTGGCCTGCTTGACGAACGTCAGCGACGGAGACATCGTAAATTGGTTTGCGGGCATCGCGATAAGTCTTCTGTCCTACTACAGGTGCTGCGACAACCTTTATCAAGTCCGAACGATTGTCGACTACCAGATCCGCTGGTCTGCAATATTCACCCTGGCCCACAAGCACAAATCCTCGGCGCGGAATATAATCCTAAAGTACTCCAAAGACTTAAATATAGTAAATAAAGAAGGTGGTAAGACCCTTGCAGAGTTCCCCAACAGCATAGAGCTTGGGAAGCTCGGACCCGGTCAAGATCCGAACAACAAGGAGCACTCAACTACTAGTATAGTCTAG
- the LOC122584408 gene encoding NADH-ubiquinone oxidoreductase chain 4, whose amino-acid sequence MLAMLEHFCECYFDLSGLILCPVLGSIILLFIPNSRIRLIRLIGLCASLITFLYSLVLWIQFDPSTAKFQFVESLRWLPYENIHFYLGIDGISLFFVILTTFLIPICILVGWSGMRSYGKEYIIAFLICEFLMIAVFCMLDLLLFYVFFESVLIPMFIIIGVWGSRQRKIKAAYQLFLYTLLGSVFMLLAILLILFQTGTTDLQILLTTEFSERRQIFLWIAFFASFAVKVPMVPVHIWLPEAHVEAPTAGSVFLAGILLKLGTYGFLRFSIPMFPEATLCFTPFIYTLSAIAIIYTSLTTLRQIDLKKIIAYSSVAHMNLVTIGMFSLNIQGIGGSILLMLSHGLVSSALFLCVGVLYDRHKTRLVRYYGGLVSTMPNFSTIFFFFTLANMSLPGTSSFIGEFLILVGAFQRNSLVATLAALGMILGAAYSLWLYNRVVSGNLKPDFLHKFSDLNGREVFIFIPFLVGVVWMGVYPKVFPDCMHTSVSNLVQHGKFH is encoded by the exons ATGTTAGCTATGTTAGAACATTTCTGTGAATGCTATTTTGATCTAAGTGGTCTTATTCTGTGTCCTGTGCTAGGAAGCATTATTCTTCTTTTCATTCCAAATTCAAGAATACGACTGATACGATTGATTGGTCTGTGCGCCTCTCTTATTACTTTTTTGTATTCCCTTGTTCTTTGGATACAATTCGATCCTTCTACGGCCAAATTTCAATTTGTGGAAAGCCTTCGATGGCTTCCTTATGAAAACATCCATTTTTATTTGGGTATAGACGGTATCTCTTTATTCTTCGTGATATTGACCACATTTCTGATCCCTATTTGCATTTTAGTGGGTTGGTCTGGTATGAGAAGTTATGGGAAAGAGTATATTATAGCATTTCTAATTTGTGAATTTCTAATGATCGCCGTGTTCTGCATGCTGGATCTTCTACTATTCTATGTTTTTTTCGAAAGCGTGCTAATCCCTATGTT CATTATTATAGGGGTATGGGGTTCGAGACAAAGAAAGATCAAGGCAGCATATCAGCTTTTCCTTTATACTTTACTTGGATCTGTTTTTATGCTATTAGCTATTCTGTTGATTCTTTTCCAAACAGGAACCACcgatttacaaattttattaacCACAGAATTTAGTGAGCGGCGCCAAATCTTTCTATGGATTGCTTTTTTCGCCTCTTTCGCCGTCAAAGTGCCTATGGTACCAGTTCATATTTGGTTACCCGAAGCTCATGTAGAGGCACCTACGGCAGGATCCGTCTTCTTGGCGGGAATTCTTTTAAAATTGGGAACCTACGgctttttaagattttcaatacCCATGTTTCCTGAAGCGACACTTTGTTTCACTCCTTTCATTTATACTTTAAGCGCGATTGCTATAATATATACTTCCTTGACCACTTTAAGACAGATCGATCTTAAGAAGATCATTGCTTACTCCTCAGTAGCTCATATGAATCTGGTGACTATTGGTATGTTTAGTCTGAACATACAGGGAATTGGAGGTAGCATTCTACTTATGTTAAGTCATGGACTGGTTTCTTCAGCCCTTTTTCTATGTGTTGGTGTTCTATATGACCGACATAAGACTCGACTTGTTAGATATTACGGAGGTTTAGTGAGCACCATGCCGAATTTCTCTaccattttcttctttttcacttTGGCCAATATGAGTTTACCTGGTACTAGCAGCTTTATCGGGGAATTTCTCATCTTAGTAGGAGCTTTCCAAAGAAATAGCTTAGTAGCCACATTAGCAGCGCTTGGGATGATTTTAGGCGCGGCGTATTCCCTTTGGCTATATAATCGTGTGGTTTCTGGTAATTTAAAACCAGATTTCCTCCATAAATTCTCCGATCTAAATGGTAGAGAAGTTTTCATATTTATACCTTTTCTTGTTGGAGTTGTTTGGATGGGTGTTTACCCCAAAGTGTTCCCGGACTGCATGCATACATCCGTAAGTAACTTAGTGCAACATGGAAAATTTCATTGA
- the LOC122584411 gene encoding uncharacterized protein LOC122584411 yields the protein MEFSPRAAELTTLLESRISNFYTNFQVDEIGRVVSVGDGIARVYGLNEIQVGEMVEFASGVKGIALNLENENVGIVVFGSDTAIKEGDLVKRTGSIVDVPAGKAMLGRLVVPANTSLRDVVTSASPSWAVPSSRVARRNRFGECWAALSVALAVVVSFAMIGDILLNPVIAWCDARGASPPLSPPGQALPLPEAPPTPGPEPVGVPELPHPLLPDEERNGILTQGYFSLISNEEILGISRAFSNHDGGDVNLRRMVSTINAQLIVERSVEAALVQDGYSPAFIMQRYPEIRDVLHVPQGRLLSVRTYESYVTQITERGTRESLPYRRVLQAIARNVWNAR from the coding sequence ATGGAATTCTCTCCGAGAGCTGCTGAACTAACGACTCTATTAGAAAGTAGAATTAGCAACTTTTACACGAATTTTCAAGTGGATGAGATTGGTCGAGTGGTCTCAGTTGGAGATGGGATTGCACGTGTTTATGGGTTGAACGAGATTCAAGTTGGGGAAATGGTTGAATTTGCCAGCGGTGTGAAAGGAATAGCCTTGAATCTTGAGAATGAGAATGTAGGGATTGTTGTCTTTGGTAGTGATACTGCTATTAAAGAAGGAGATCTTGTCAAGCGCACTGGCTCTATTGTGGATGTCCCTGCGGGAAAGGCTATGCTAGGGCGGCTGGTCGTACCGGCCAACACGTCTCTGCGTGATGTAGTAACATCCGCATCCCCTAGTTGGGCTGTACCTTCCTCACGTGTGGCGAGGCGGAATCGTTTCGGGGAGTGCTGGGCGGCACTCTCTGTGGCGTTAGCAGTCGTAGTTAGCTTTGCTATGATAGGGGATATCCTTCTCAATCCTGTCATAGCCTGGTGTGACGCGCGGGGCGCCTCCCCCCCACTTAGTCCACCAGGGCAGGCTCTTCCTCTTCCCGAGGCACCGCCTACCCCGGGACCCGAGCCCGTGGGAGTCCCCGAATTACCGCACCCTCTACTCCCGGATGAGGAGAGAAATGGAATCCTTACCCAGGGGTACTTCTCTCTAATCTCTAATGAAGAGATATTAGGGATCTCTCGGGCCTTCTCGAACCATGACGGGGGGGACGTCAACCTCCGGCGTATGGTCTCCACTATCAACGCTCAATTGATAGTGGAGCGCTCTGTGGAGGCTGCCCTGGTGCAGGATGGGTATAGCCCCGCTTTCATTATGCAACGGTACCCCGAAATCCGGGACGTCCTGCATGTTCCACAAGGACGTCTTTTGAGTGTACGGACTTATGAGTCGTACGTCACTCAAATTACGGAACGTGGTACCCGGGAGAGCTTGCCGTATCGGCGCGTTCTGCAAGCAATTGCACGCAACGTATGGAACGCACGGTAA
- the LOC122584397 gene encoding LOW QUALITY PROTEIN: uncharacterized protein LOC122584397 (The sequence of the model RefSeq protein was modified relative to this genomic sequence to represent the inferred CDS: inserted 3 bases in 2 codons; deleted 1 base in 1 codon; substituted 1 base at 1 genomic stop codon), whose protein sequence is MSSGTVNFPTILVTVTCNPRRCVRTPLSGRERKDFSEQPPRFQTQESTFPYEHSIGRLGVRRGSLLCLHTRLPFSESSAGPPTTSLRPEGFIAQKXPGRRLPKREAQRMSDAKPRTSLRSYWHTPPKKKEQTPLKTRVRYNKAISVHRPSHGAVRGRYRSYSSQPASXVSLPLQGMEVWVNRIKXRNSLFLFFADS, encoded by the exons ATGTCGTCGGGTACTGTTAACTTCCCCACCATTCTTGTAACTGTCACCTGTAATCCGCGCAGGTGTGTCCGCACCCCCCTGAGTGGACGAGAAAGAAAGGATTTCTCGGAGCAACCCCCCAGGTTCCAGACCCAGGAGTCAACTTTCCCGTATGAGCATTCG ATAGGTCGTCTGGGGGTTCGCCGCGGTTCATTGCTGTGCTTACACACTAGGCTACCCTTTTCCGAAAGCTCCGCGGGACCACCTACCACTAGTCTTCGGCCGGAGGGGTTTATTGCACAAA CGCCGGGGCGCAGGCTCCCGAAGAGGGAAGCCCAACGAATGTCAGATGCAAAGCCCCGCACCTCATTAAGATCATATTGGCATActcccccaaaaaaaaaagagcagaCCCCATTGAAGACGAGAGTAAGGTACAACAAGGCCATTTCTGTCCACCGCCCTTCTCACGGAGCCGTACGTGGACGTTACCGCTCATACAGCTCCCAGCCAGCAAG AGTTAGCCTTCCTCTACAAGGAATGGAAGTGTGGGTGAATCGA ATCAAATAGAGGAATTcgctttttcttttctttgctGATTCC